In Methylobacterium aquaticum, the following are encoded in one genomic region:
- a CDS encoding type II toxin-antitoxin system Phd/YefM family antitoxin has product MEKAVTHVSLTDFRQSIATHFDRVERDREELVVTRQGHEPLVLLPLAELNSLRETLHLLGSPANARRLMRSIEQLDADQGIERSLIEDDRSDEATEG; this is encoded by the coding sequence ATGGAGAAGGCCGTGACGCATGTGAGCCTGACTGATTTCCGACAGAGCATCGCGACCCACTTCGACCGGGTCGAACGCGACCGGGAAGAGCTGGTGGTCACCCGTCAGGGTCACGAGCCCCTGGTGCTGCTCCCCCTCGCCGAGCTGAACAGCCTGCGGGAAACCCTGCACCTCCTCGGCTCGCCTGCCAATGCGCGGCGCCTGATGCGGTCCATCGAACAGCTCGACGCTGACCAAGGGATCGAACGCTCTCTGATCGAGGACGACCGGTCCGACGAGGCGACCGAGGGATGA
- a CDS encoding GCG_CRPN prefix-to-repeats domain-containing protein → MRWTMAAGAAILSLGALAGTATTAEARDGCGPGFHRNWRGWCRPNAWGPRVYYAPVVGYRTVVVGPRWGYGWRRAGWHRPWGYGGGWRRVGWGGGWGHHHGWGHHGWHHRW, encoded by the coding sequence ATGCGTTGGACGATGGCTGCAGGCGCTGCGATCCTGTCTCTCGGCGCCCTCGCCGGCACGGCGACGACCGCGGAAGCGCGGGACGGCTGCGGTCCCGGATTCCACCGGAACTGGCGCGGCTGGTGCCGCCCGAACGCCTGGGGACCCCGGGTCTATTACGCCCCCGTCGTCGGCTACCGCACGGTCGTCGTCGGCCCGCGCTGGGGCTACGGCTGGCGTCGCGCCGGCTGGCACCGGCCCTGGGGCTATGGCGGCGGCTGGCGCCGGGTCGGATGGGGCGGCGGCTGGGGCCACCACCACGGGTGGGGCCATCACGGCTGGCATCACCGCTGGTAA
- a CDS encoding Txe/YoeB family addiction module toxin, translated as MKLAVSDDAWNEYLSWKGESSATLQRINDLIKEIKRTPFTGTGKPEPLKFKLEGWWSRRISGEHRLVYRVSGSGAAQTLEIAQCRWHYDD; from the coding sequence ATGAAACTCGCCGTCTCGGACGATGCCTGGAACGAGTATCTGTCCTGGAAGGGCGAGAGCAGCGCAACGCTGCAACGAATCAACGACCTCATCAAGGAGATCAAACGAACTCCGTTCACCGGGACAGGCAAACCCGAGCCCTTGAAATTCAAGCTCGAGGGTTGGTGGTCGCGCCGGATCTCGGGGGAACACAGGCTCGTCTATCGCGTGAGCGGTTCCGGCGCGGCGCAGACGCTCGAGATCGCTCAGTGCCGGTGGCACTACGACGATTGA
- a CDS encoding TRAP transporter substrate-binding protein produces the protein MTTLTRRRALHLAVAGAVAGPAVLRITRAHAAEFSLKAANNTPISHPLTVFMTKAADGIREETGGKVDIKLFPNNQLGGDTDMLSQLRSGALEFFTLSPLILATLVPAASISGVGFAWSSYDKLWPAMDGDFGAHVRAQIEKSGLYAFDRIWENGFRQTTSSTRPILKPEDFKGFKIRVPPSPMWTSMFKAFDAAPMTINFAEVYSALQTKIAEGQENPLTLIDNAKLYEVQKYLSKTNHMWDGFWLLSNGKVWRGLPQDVKTVIAKHFNTQAVAQRADMAQRAGTTEQDLKARGLTIQDVDTKAFQAKLQSAGFYKEWKGKFGDDAWALLEKHTGPIS, from the coding sequence ATGACCACGCTCACGCGCCGCCGCGCGCTCCATCTCGCCGTCGCCGGCGCCGTCGCGGGACCGGCGGTGTTGCGCATCACCCGGGCGCATGCGGCCGAGTTCAGCCTGAAGGCCGCCAACAACACCCCGATCAGCCACCCCCTCACGGTCTTCATGACCAAGGCCGCGGACGGGATCCGCGAGGAGACCGGCGGCAAGGTCGACATCAAGCTGTTTCCCAACAACCAGCTCGGCGGCGACACCGACATGCTGAGCCAGCTGCGCTCCGGCGCGCTGGAATTCTTCACCCTCTCGCCGCTGATCCTCGCCACCCTGGTGCCGGCGGCCTCGATCAGCGGCGTCGGCTTCGCCTGGTCGTCCTACGACAAGCTGTGGCCGGCGATGGACGGCGATTTCGGCGCCCATGTGCGGGCGCAGATCGAGAAGTCGGGCCTCTACGCCTTCGACCGTATCTGGGAGAACGGCTTCCGCCAGACCACCTCGTCGACCCGGCCGATCCTGAAGCCGGAGGACTTCAAGGGCTTCAAGATCCGGGTCCCGCCGAGCCCGATGTGGACCTCGATGTTCAAGGCCTTCGACGCCGCCCCGATGACGATCAACTTCGCGGAAGTGTACTCGGCGCTCCAGACCAAGATCGCCGAGGGCCAGGAAAACCCGCTGACCCTGATCGACAACGCCAAGCTCTACGAGGTGCAGAAGTACCTCTCGAAGACCAACCACATGTGGGACGGCTTCTGGCTCCTGTCGAACGGCAAGGTCTGGCGCGGCCTGCCGCAGGACGTGAAGACCGTGATCGCCAAGCACTTCAACACCCAGGCCGTGGCGCAGCGCGCCGACATGGCCCAGCGCGCCGGCACGACCGAGCAGGACCTGAAGGCCCGCGGCCTGACCATCCAGGACGTCGACACCAAGGCGTTCCAGGCCAAGCTGCAATCGGCCGGCTTCTACAAGGAGTGGAAGGGCAAGTTCGGCGACGACGCCTGGGCGCTCCTCGAGAAGCACACCGGCCCGATCTCCTGA
- a CDS encoding extensin-like domain-containing protein produces MRRGIVAFSAFTLFGLGLTGCALNRFEQREPWRNQAEEVCLAQKLVRPSEDIQPVKEIDGPGVCGMVHPFRVTRLAGGTVALKQRMTLACPIIPEVEAWLAGTVQPAAEIYFGQPVVEMNSGSYSCRGRNNQVGAKLSEHSFGNAVDVMSFRFADGYVVTVKGGWRGTEAEQGFLREVFLGACNHFTTVLAPGSNVYHYDHLHLDLARHDPRGLRRICKPLIKYESRLPPPGTPLSPIRRKPPAWQPAPEPAPIDVEQDDPYGLSPTSARETATKVARSPSPAPVHAYVPPPARPAMIAEPRALPEPLPLSSPTWSSGPIY; encoded by the coding sequence ATGCGTCGTGGCATCGTAGCGTTCTCAGCCTTCACGCTTTTCGGCCTGGGGCTTACCGGATGCGCGCTCAACCGGTTTGAGCAGCGCGAACCGTGGCGGAATCAGGCCGAAGAGGTCTGCCTCGCCCAGAAACTCGTTCGTCCGAGCGAGGACATCCAGCCCGTCAAGGAGATCGACGGGCCGGGCGTGTGCGGGATGGTGCATCCGTTCCGGGTCACGCGGCTCGCCGGCGGGACGGTGGCGCTCAAGCAGCGCATGACGCTGGCCTGCCCGATCATCCCGGAGGTCGAGGCCTGGCTCGCCGGCACGGTGCAGCCGGCGGCCGAGATCTATTTCGGCCAGCCGGTGGTCGAGATGAATTCCGGCTCGTATTCCTGCCGCGGCCGCAACAACCAGGTCGGCGCCAAGCTCTCGGAGCATTCCTTCGGCAACGCCGTCGACGTGATGTCCTTCCGCTTCGCCGACGGCTACGTGGTGACGGTGAAGGGCGGCTGGCGCGGCACGGAAGCCGAGCAGGGCTTCTTGCGCGAGGTGTTCCTGGGGGCGTGCAACCACTTCACGACCGTGCTGGCGCCGGGGTCGAACGTCTACCATTACGACCACCTGCATCTCGATCTGGCACGGCACGATCCCCGGGGCCTGCGCCGGATCTGCAAGCCGCTGATCAAGTACGAATCGCGCCTGCCGCCCCCCGGTACGCCGCTCTCGCCGATCCGCAGGAAGCCGCCGGCCTGGCAGCCGGCCCCCGAGCCGGCGCCGATCGACGTCGAGCAGGACGATCCCTACGGCCTGTCGCCGACGAGCGCCCGGGAGACCGCGACCAAGGTCGCCCGCTCGCCCTCCCCTGCGCCGGTCCACGCCTACGTCCCGCCGCCGGCGCGGCCGGCGATGATCGCCGAGCCGCGGGCCCTTCCGGAGCCGCTGCCGCTCTCGAGCCCGACCTGGTCGTCCGGCCCGATCTACTGA
- a CDS encoding DUF1656 domain-containing protein produces MFHELTIGGVLVSPFVVYAALALAILLALRPLLRLLRFERVFANPPLAEAGIYMCILALLIVLV; encoded by the coding sequence ATGTTTCACGAACTGACGATCGGCGGGGTGCTGGTCTCCCCCTTCGTCGTCTACGCGGCCCTCGCGCTGGCGATCCTGCTGGCCTTGCGGCCGCTCCTGCGCCTGTTGCGGTTCGAGCGCGTCTTCGCGAACCCGCCGCTGGCCGAGGCGGGGATCTACATGTGCATCCTGGCGCTGCTGATCGTGCTGGTGTGA
- a CDS encoding PLP-dependent aminotransferase family protein, with product MAGDEAMAEGGRTAAVMAAIRARIAARGLAPGERLPSIRGLAAAMGVSPSTVVEAYERLAADGAVRSRPGSGFYAAAPGPLPVLAETGPRLDRAVDPLWVSRQSLDGEPESPKPGCGWLPPAWMPVAALRRAARGLARAEDSVLTNYGATRGPLPLRRLLSRQCAAEGLAVGPDQVLLTGSGTQAIDLICRLLVRPGDTVLVDDPCYFNFQALLRAHRANVVGIPFTEAGPDPERFAQAAAAHRPRLYVTNSALHNPTGATLSPAVAHRLLNAAAAHDVTIVEDDIFAPFEPEPSPRLAGLDGLTRVIRIGSFSKTLSASIRCGYVVAKPDWIEALIDLQVATSFGGVSPVAAELVAGVLGDGQYRKHLDSVRRRLDRARREAAERLAPLGIRPWLMPRGGFYLWCSLPEDRDAASVARAALREGVVLAPGDVFSVSRTAGSRMRFNVAQMADARVMPVLERALAVPEM from the coding sequence ATGGCCGGGGACGAGGCGATGGCGGAAGGCGGCCGCACGGCGGCGGTGATGGCGGCGATCCGGGCCCGGATCGCCGCGCGGGGGCTGGCGCCGGGGGAGCGGCTGCCGTCGATCCGCGGGCTCGCCGCCGCCATGGGCGTCTCGCCCTCGACGGTGGTCGAGGCCTATGAGCGCCTCGCGGCGGATGGGGCGGTGCGCTCGCGCCCCGGTTCCGGCTTCTACGCCGCGGCGCCGGGTCCGCTGCCGGTGCTCGCCGAGACCGGCCCGCGCCTCGACCGGGCGGTGGACCCGCTCTGGGTGTCCCGGCAATCCCTCGACGGCGAGCCGGAGAGCCCGAAGCCCGGTTGCGGCTGGCTGCCGCCGGCCTGGATGCCGGTCGCGGCGCTCCGCCGCGCCGCCCGCGGCCTCGCCCGGGCCGAGGATTCCGTGCTCACCAATTACGGCGCCACGCGCGGACCGCTCCCGTTGCGCCGGCTGCTGTCCCGGCAATGCGCCGCGGAGGGGCTGGCGGTCGGCCCGGACCAGGTCCTGCTCACCGGCTCGGGCACGCAGGCGATCGACCTGATCTGCCGCCTGCTCGTGCGACCCGGCGACACGGTGCTGGTCGACGACCCCTGCTACTTCAACTTCCAGGCGCTGCTGCGCGCCCACCGGGCCAACGTGGTCGGCATCCCCTTCACCGAGGCGGGACCGGACCCGGAGCGTTTCGCGCAAGCCGCCGCCGCGCACCGGCCGCGGCTCTACGTCACCAATTCGGCGCTCCACAACCCGACCGGCGCCACGCTCTCGCCGGCCGTCGCCCACCGGCTCCTCAACGCGGCCGCCGCCCACGACGTCACCATCGTCGAGGACGACATCTTCGCGCCCTTCGAGCCCGAACCCTCGCCGCGTCTCGCCGGCCTCGACGGGCTCACGCGGGTGATCCGGATCGGCAGCTTCTCCAAGACCCTCTCGGCCTCGATCCGCTGCGGCTACGTCGTGGCGAAGCCGGACTGGATCGAGGCCTTGATCGACCTCCAGGTGGCGACGAGCTTCGGCGGGGTCAGCCCGGTCGCGGCGGAACTGGTCGCGGGCGTTCTCGGCGACGGCCAGTACCGCAAGCACCTGGATTCCGTGCGCCGCCGCCTCGACCGGGCCCGGCGCGAGGCCGCCGAGCGGCTGGCTCCCCTCGGCATCCGGCCCTGGCTGATGCCGCGGGGCGGATTCTATCTCTGGTGCAGCCTGCCGGAGGACCGCGACGCCGCATCCGTGGCCCGGGCGGCGCTCCGCGAGGGCGTGGTGCTGGCGCCGGGCGACGTGTTCAGCGTCTCGCGCACGGCCGGGTCGCGCATGCGCTTCAACGTGGCGCAGATGGCGGATGCGCGGGTGATGCCGGTGCTGGAGCGGGCGCTGGCGGTGCCGGAGATGTGA